The stretch of DNA GTTCGAGAGCACGGGCTTCTGCGCACCGGGAAAGCTCTTGGTCATGCCTTTCATGACATATGCGTACTGGGCGGCCATCGACGGGTCCTTCGGATGAATTTGCTGCTGTAAGAGAATCTGTGCGCGCAGATAGGGGGTCGCGTCCCGCGGGGCAAGGCGGGCGGGTGCTTGCGCATCGCGGTTTTGCCTAAAGGTTCGTTAACCTTGTGGGGGTAGGACCCGGGTTCGATTCATGGGGCCTCGGCTAGAGACAATGCAGCAGCAAATCCTCGGACTGGTCACTCCGGCCATCGCGATATTGTTCGCGATGACCTTCGTGATGCTGTGGGTGCGCAATCGCAAGGCGTCGCACATTCTCGCCTTCGCGATCGGCTATGTCGCCCTCGCTGTCGGCTTCGCGGTCTTCCATTATTCGCCCGATCCCAACGGTGCGGTCGCCACGCTGGTCATGCACCTCGTCTACTGCCTGTCGGTGTCGGCGATCTGCTGGGGTACCGGCTCGCGAGCCGGAGTTCGCATCCGGTTACGAACCATCGTGACCATTGCGCTGGTCAGCAGCGCGGTGATCTACATGGTCACCTTCAGCGACAACCACAATCCGCGACTCTATGCGGCCAACGCCACCTATGGCCTGCTGTTTGCCCTGACCGCGCAGATCCTCTCGCGCTCTGCCCGCAACGACACGATCGATCGCATCATCGTCCTGTTGCTGGCGCTGATCTCGGCGCAGTTCTTCGTCCGCGTGCCGATCCAGCTCGCGCTTCAAGGGCCGATGCTGGCCTCGGAATACCGGGAAAGCGTCTACTATTCGATGGTCATCGTCAGCGTCGCGATCGTCTCGCTGATGCTCGCGATGACGCTGGTGACGGCGTGCGTGGCCGACCAGATCACGGCCGTCCGCAAGGAAGCGGATACGGACGATCTTACGGGGCTGATGACGCGCCGCAGTTTCGAGGAAGCCGCCATCGAGATGCTGTCGAGCGCGGGCAATACCGATACGCCGGTTTCGCTCGTCGTCGCCGACATCGACCATTTCAAGCAGGTCAACGACATCTGGGGGCACCAAGCGGGCGACAATGCCATTGCCGCCTTCGGCCGGCTTGCAGTCGGGCTGACACGCGATTGCGACCTCGTCGGCCGGATCGGCGGCGAGGAATACTGCTTCCTGATCTGGAACTGCGATTCCGCGTCGTCCGTGCGGCTAGCGGACCGCGTGCGCAGCCGTTTCGCGACGCTCGCGATCGACGGCGTTTCACCCGACATGCGCATCACCGCGAGCTTCGGCGTGGCAACCTGGCGGACGGGCGAGGGCTACGGCCGGCTGTTCGCCCGTGCGGATGCAGCGCTGTATCGCGCCAAGGAACAGGGCCGGGACCGGGTGGTGGGCGAGCAGGTTACCCTGGCGCCCGACATCGTCGAGCCGCGCGATCTCGCTCCGACCGCAGCGGTCGGCTGACATCGAAGCCGCTTGCGGACGTGTGTTAGTCTGCTAAAACGGTTCGAATGGACGCCGAACCCGTTGCGAGCGAGCTGACTGCCCTCGATCCGAATTATCTCAAGGTCATGCGAATCCGCACCGGCTTGCAGGTCGTGCTGCTCGTCGGCGCGGGCATCGTGCTCGAGCTGGCGACCGATCTCGTACACGGGCTTTTCCTTCTGCCGCTCTCGCTTGTCGCCCTTGCGATCGTGATGGCGATCCCGCTGCGGCGTTATCGCCGCAAGGGCTTCGACATGGGCGACGACCGCTTGCGGATCGTGTCCGGATTCCTGTTCTACAGCGATACCATCGTTCCCTTCGGACGGGTCCAGCATCTGGACGTGTTGCAAGGCCCGCTCGAGCGTGCATTCAACCTCGCGACGCTGGTGCTGCATACGGCAGGAACGCATAATTCCAGCGTTTCGCTGCCGGGTCTTGCGCACAAGGATGCCGTGGCGATGCGCGAGACGATCCGCAGTCACATCAAGCGCGGAACGCTGTGAGCGAACCTGCCGGAAACGTCGATGCCCCCCGCAGGACCAGCCCGATCGGGTTGATCCCGCACTTGGTCAAGGGGCTGCGGCAAACGATCTTTCCCATCATCGCAGGGTGGTTCGCCATTCGATCGATCGACCTCGTGAACGTGATGGCGGTTCGCGGCATTCTCGGCATACTGGCTGTCATTCTGCTGGTGGTCATCCTCGATTGGTGGCGCCGGACGTACACGACGGGCCCCGACGACATCCGCGTCGAAAGCGGCCTTCTCAGCCGCAAGGCGCGCTCCGTTCCCTACGAGCGGATTCAGGATGTCAGCGTCGAACAGAATCTCGTCGCGCGGCTTCTCGGCCTGGCCGAACTCAGGTTCGAGACGGGTGCCGGGGGCAAAGACGATATCGCGCTCGCATACGTCAGCGAAGCGGAAGGCGAGCGGTTGCGCCGGCTGGTCAGGTCGCGGCGTGCGGAAGCAGCTGGAGACGCAGCGACTGGCGAGGAAGCAGAGGCTGCCAGGGCTGGCGAGGAGAGCGAAACCGAAGACGTCCTGTTCGCGATGTCGCCGGGCCGCGTGGCGCTGTTCGGCCTGTTCGAATTCTCGCTCGTGGTTTTCGGCGTCCTTGCCGGCCTTCTGCAGCAGTTCGATTTTCTGCTGCCGTTCGACATCTGGGCGGCATCGCAATGGCGCGACCGTTTCGGCGGTTTGGTCGGCTGGATGATCGGATTCGGCCTGCAGGCCCAGATCGTGGCCGCGGTCTTCGGCCTGATCTCGGTCGCAATCGTGGGCGTCCTCACTGGTGTCGCGCGGACGGCAGTGCGCGAATGGGGCTTCACGCTCACGCGCAGCGAGCGGGGCTTCCGGCGTCGTCGCGGCCTCTTCACGTGGACCGACGTGGTCATGCCGGTCCAGCGGGTCCAGGCCGGCATCGTGACCACCGGCTGGCTCCGGCGGTTGTGGGGATGGCACGGGTTGAAGTTCGTCAGCCTCGCCCAGGATTCGGGCGGCTCGAACCACGATGCGGCACCCTTCGCGCAGATGGAGGAAATCCTGCCTATCGTGGGCGAGGCGGCGCTGCGGATGCCGCCCGATACCACGCACTGGCATCGCGCGGTCGCTGCGCGCTGGCTGGTAGGCTTTGGCGCCTTGGCCCTCGTCACGCTCTACGCCGCAGCCATGGCGGGCTGGTGGATCGACCCGCTGGCCGGCGTTGCGGTCGCGGGCCTCGGGATCCCGCTGGTGGCGGCGCGGCAGTGGCTCGACTGGCGGCAATATCGCCATGCCCTCGATAGCGGGCAACTCTATTATCGCAGCGGGGTGTTCAGCCGGAAGCTGATGATCGCACCGCGCCAGCGGATCCAGTCGGTCGAGATCAGGCAGGGTCCGCTCGGTCGGCTTGCCGACTACGTCGAGCTTCATTTCGGGCTGCCGGGCGGGCACTTGCGCTTTGCCGGCGTGCGCCGGGCCGATGCCGAACATATCCGGGCAGAGGTGATGCGCGACATTGCCGCGACCGATTATTCGCGGCTCCAGGCCGACTTGGAGGCGTAGCGCGAAAGCAACGCCTGCCGGAAATCCGGTAAGCCGATTGCGCTGGAAATTGACCCATCGGGCAAATGCCGCGAGAGATCGCGCGTGCCGAGGAAGACGGGTCGCGCTTTTCGGGAGCGGTTAGCAGCGCGCAGCATCCGCGAACGGCGAAACGACAGGGACCATTCGACCATGACACGCATTTCCAAACTGCTCGCCGGTGCGGCGGGCTTTGCCATCGCTGGCGGCATCGGTGCCGCTCCCGCCGTCGCCCAGGACAGCAGCGGCATCGAGGAAGACGGCACGCTCGGCACGATCATCGTGACGGCGCAGCGCCGCGAGGAAAACATCCAGGACGTGCCGATCTCGGTCACCGCCATCGGCGAGGACCAGCTGGTCGCTCTGAACAGCGGCGGCGCGGACATTCGCGCGCTGTCTGGCAAGGTGCCCAGCCTGCTGGTCGAAAGCTCGTTCGGGCGGACGTTCCCGCGCTTCTACATCCGCGGGCTCGGCAACACCGATTTCGACTTCAACGCCTCGCAGCCGGTAAGCCTGGTCTATGACGACGTCGTGCTGGAAAACCCGATCCTCAAGGGCTTCCCGGTATTCGACATGCAACAGGTCGAAGTACTGCGCGGGCCGCAGGGCACGCTGTTCGGCCGCAACACGCCTGCCGGCATCGTCAAGTTCGATTCGGTCAAGCCGCAGGACGTCTCCGAAGGCTATGGCCGCATTTCCTATGGCCGGTTCAACAACATCAATGCCGAAGCGGCGGTGAACGTGCCGATGGGCGATCGCTTCGCCGTGCGCGTGTCGGGGCTTTACCAGCGTCAGGACGACTGGGTCGACAACGTGCTGCCTTCGGGCACCGAGGAAGACGCGCTCGGCGGGTACGAGGATCTCGCGTTCCGGCTGCAGGCACAAGGCCAGCTGACCGACGATCTGGAAGTGCTGGTCGCCGGCCAGTTCCGCTCGCTCGACGGTACGGCCCGCATCTTCCGCGCCAACAACTTCACCCGCGGGCAGGAAGGTCTGAACGAGAACTTCGATCGCGACCGGGTTTCGGTCGACGGCAAGAACGACCAGAGCCTCGATACCTCGAACCTGTCGGCAAAGGTGACGTGGGATCTGGGACCCGTGTCGCTGATCTCTGTGACCAGCTACTGGCACGGCACCTCGACCTCGGTCGGCGATGTCGACGGCGGCTTCGGCGCGAATTTCCTGCCTCCAGCACTTTACGGGCCGGGCGACATCCCCTTCACCGCAGAAACGCGCGACAGCGTACCGGGGCTCGACCAGTTCACCCAGGAAGTCCGCATCGCCAGCAACGGCGACGGGCCGCTGAGCTACCAGGCCGGCTTCTTCTACTTCGACGAAGACCTCGAAATCCTGTCGGAAAACTATTCGACGCTGGGCGATCCGCTCAATGCACCGGGCGGCGTCAACATCGTCGTCGCGCAGGAGCAGAACAGCAAGTCGTACGGCGTGTTCGGTTCGGTCACCTTCGACATCACCGACCAGCTCAGCCTGACCGGCGGCGTGCGCTACAACGACGACAAGCGCGACTTCGTCGTCGTGCGTAGCCAGGACACGCAATTCCCGACATTCCTGCAGAACCCGCTCGGCACGGTGACCCGCGAGGTCAGCGACGACACGGTCACCTGGGATGCAAGCGCAGTTTACGAGGTAAATCCCGACCTCAACCTCTACGCCCGTGTGGCGCGTGGCTATCGCGCGCCGAGCATCCAGGGCCGCATCCTGTTCCCGCCGGCGACGGCGACGCCGCTCGAAGACGGGGTGACGATCGCCGATTCGGAAACGATCACGTCCTACGAAGGCGGGCTCAAGTCGACGCTGCTCGGCGGGCGCGCTCGCTTCAACCTCGCCGGTTTCCTCTACAATCTCAACGATGCGCAGCTGACTGCGGTCGGCGGGGACGTGAATGCGAACCGGTTGGTCAATGCCGACAACGTGCGCGGTTATGGCTTCGAGATGGACGCGGAACTCGCCGCGACCGACAATCTGCTGCTGACGGCGGGTCTCAGCTACAACAACACCGAGATCCAGGACGAGGGCCTGACGACTGCCGCTTGCGGCGGGACGCGGGTCGACACCTTCCCGGACGTGTCGCTGTGCACCGTGCTCGATCCGATCGTGGTGCCGGCAGCGCCCTTCTCCGCGGCGGTCGTCAGCATCGACGGCAATTCGCTGCCGCAGGCGCCGAAGTGGATCGCCAACTGGACCGCGCGGTTCGGCGTGCCGATGGGGGCGGGTGAAA from Qipengyuania oceanensis encodes:
- a CDS encoding GGDEF domain-containing protein encodes the protein MQQQILGLVTPAIAILFAMTFVMLWVRNRKASHILAFAIGYVALAVGFAVFHYSPDPNGAVATLVMHLVYCLSVSAICWGTGSRAGVRIRLRTIVTIALVSSAVIYMVTFSDNHNPRLYAANATYGLLFALTAQILSRSARNDTIDRIIVLLLALISAQFFVRVPIQLALQGPMLASEYRESVYYSMVIVSVAIVSLMLAMTLVTACVADQITAVRKEADTDDLTGLMTRRSFEEAAIEMLSSAGNTDTPVSLVVADIDHFKQVNDIWGHQAGDNAIAAFGRLAVGLTRDCDLVGRIGGEEYCFLIWNCDSASSVRLADRVRSRFATLAIDGVSPDMRITASFGVATWRTGEGYGRLFARADAALYRAKEQGRDRVVGEQVTLAPDIVEPRDLAPTAAVG
- a CDS encoding PH domain-containing protein; this encodes MDAEPVASELTALDPNYLKVMRIRTGLQVVLLVGAGIVLELATDLVHGLFLLPLSLVALAIVMAIPLRRYRRKGFDMGDDRLRIVSGFLFYSDTIVPFGRVQHLDVLQGPLERAFNLATLVLHTAGTHNSSVSLPGLAHKDAVAMRETIRSHIKRGTL
- a CDS encoding PH domain-containing protein — protein: MSEPAGNVDAPRRTSPIGLIPHLVKGLRQTIFPIIAGWFAIRSIDLVNVMAVRGILGILAVILLVVILDWWRRTYTTGPDDIRVESGLLSRKARSVPYERIQDVSVEQNLVARLLGLAELRFETGAGGKDDIALAYVSEAEGERLRRLVRSRRAEAAGDAATGEEAEAARAGEESETEDVLFAMSPGRVALFGLFEFSLVVFGVLAGLLQQFDFLLPFDIWAASQWRDRFGGLVGWMIGFGLQAQIVAAVFGLISVAIVGVLTGVARTAVREWGFTLTRSERGFRRRRGLFTWTDVVMPVQRVQAGIVTTGWLRRLWGWHGLKFVSLAQDSGGSNHDAAPFAQMEEILPIVGEAALRMPPDTTHWHRAVAARWLVGFGALALVTLYAAAMAGWWIDPLAGVAVAGLGIPLVAARQWLDWRQYRHALDSGQLYYRSGVFSRKLMIAPRQRIQSVEIRQGPLGRLADYVELHFGLPGGHLRFAGVRRADAEHIRAEVMRDIAATDYSRLQADLEA
- a CDS encoding TonB-dependent receptor; protein product: MTRISKLLAGAAGFAIAGGIGAAPAVAQDSSGIEEDGTLGTIIVTAQRREENIQDVPISVTAIGEDQLVALNSGGADIRALSGKVPSLLVESSFGRTFPRFYIRGLGNTDFDFNASQPVSLVYDDVVLENPILKGFPVFDMQQVEVLRGPQGTLFGRNTPAGIVKFDSVKPQDVSEGYGRISYGRFNNINAEAAVNVPMGDRFAVRVSGLYQRQDDWVDNVLPSGTEEDALGGYEDLAFRLQAQGQLTDDLEVLVAGQFRSLDGTARIFRANNFTRGQEGLNENFDRDRVSVDGKNDQSLDTSNLSAKVTWDLGPVSLISVTSYWHGTSTSVGDVDGGFGANFLPPALYGPGDIPFTAETRDSVPGLDQFTQEVRIASNGDGPLSYQAGFFYFDEDLEILSENYSTLGDPLNAPGGVNIVVAQEQNSKSYGVFGSVTFDITDQLSLTGGVRYNDDKRDFVVVRSQDTQFPTFLQNPLGTVTREVSDDTVTWDASAVYEVNPDLNLYARVARGYRAPSIQGRILFPPATATPLEDGVTIADSETITSYEGGLKSTLLGGRARFNLAGFLYNLNDAQLTAVGGDVNANRLVNADNVRGYGFEMDAELAATDNLLLTAGLSYNNTEIQDEGLTTAACGGTRVDTFPDVSLCTVLDPIVVPAAPFSAAVVSIDGNSLPQAPKWIANWTARFGVPMGAGEIYAFTDWSYRSKINFFLYESVEFQDDHLLEGGLRVGYQTDSFDVAAFVRNITDDESAVSGIDFNNLTAMVNEPRIWGVEVGYRW